Within the Streptomyces sp. NBC_00353 genome, the region CCGCGCCGAGCTGATCGCCGACTACGAGGACACGCTGCTCAACCCGTACGTGGCGGCCGAGCGCGGCTACGTCGACGCGGTCATCATGCCTTCCGAAACCCGGGCGCACGTGGTGAAGGGCCTGCGTCAGTTGCGCTCGAAGCGGGAATCACTGCCGCCGAAGAAGCACGGCAACATCCCCCTCTAGAAAGGGTCCTGGCCATGATCAAGGTCGTACGGGGCAACCCGACCCCGGAGGAGCTGGCTGCCGCACTGGCGGTGGTCCAGGCGCGCGCCGCGGCGACGGCCGCTGTGTCGTCCGGCGCGCCGGCGTTGCCCGAGCAGTGGTCCGACCCGGGCCGAATCGCCCGGCGGGACCGGCCTCGGCCGGGCCCACGGGCCTGGGCACGGACGTACTGGCCCGTTTAGCGCCCGGCGGCCCGGCCGTCCGTTCGCACGGCGTCCTCGGAGGCCCGGACCCCCTGGTGGGTCCGGGCTTCCGCCGTGCCGCCGCACAGCGGCCCGGTCCGTACGCATCGGAGCGGCTGAGTACCCGTACTCAGGCGCCGTGGCGGCGGCCGCAGCAGGATCGGGACCATGCTGTGGTCCGATCCCGAGAACAAGCCCCCCAAAGAGCTGCGCGACGCCCAGGACATGATGCGGCGCGTGTGGCTGGTGCTTGCGCTCGCCATGGTGGTCGCGATGTTCGTGCTGGGCACACGCTGAGGTGCTCCCCGGCACCCGCCCGCCCTGCGGACGCGGGGTCCCCCGGCGCGCCGGGCCCTTCTACGATGGCCGGTATGACTGATCAGCGCCGTCTCGTACTCGCCTCCGCCTCACCCGCCCGCCTCAGCCTGCTGCGCCAGGCCGGGTTCGCGCCGGAGGCGATCGTCAGCGGTGTGGACGAGGACGCGCTGTCCGCCCCCACACCGGCCGAGCTGGCGCTGGTGCTCGCCGAGGCCAAGGCCGCCGTCGTGGCCGCCCGCCCCGCGGTCGCGGGTGCCCTGGTCATCGGATGCGACTCGGTCCTGGAACTCGACGGCGAGGCGCTCGGCAAGCCGGCCGACAGCGAGGAGGCCACCGCCCGCTGGAAGTCCATGCGCGGCCGGGCCGGCATCCTGCAGACCGGCCACAGCCTGATCGACACCGTGACCGGGCGCACGGCCTCCGCGACCGCGTCCACCGTCGTCCGTTTCGGCGAACCGACGGACGCCGAGATCGCCGCCTACGTCGCCTCGGGCGAGCCCCTCCATGTCGCGGGCGCCTTCACCCTGGACGGCCGCTCGGCCCCGTTCGTCGACTCCATCGAGGGCGACCACGGAAACGTCATCGGGCTCTCGCTGCCGCTCCTGCGCCGGCTCCTCGGCGAACTGGGATTCTCCGTCACCGACTTGTGGGTCTGATTCCCACGAACGGGTTACGCGGGCGCCGGAGCACCCTCTTCGGCGCCGCCACCCTTCTCGTTCGGGCTACTGGTTCCGCTCCCGTTGCCGTACGCGACCAGCGTGAGCACGATCAGGCCGAGCACGACCATCATGAACACGAACGCGGCCCAGCCGATCAGGCCCACCGTCAGCGCGCCCAGCACCCCGTGCACCACGGCGCAGCTGATCAGGGCGGCCCGGCCGACACGCCCGGGAGCCCGGTCGCGGATGCCGGTCAGCAGCAGGACCAGGCCGCACAGCACCAGGTACAGCCCGGCGACACCGCCCATCACCCACGCCCCGGCGGACATGGCGGCCGGATCCAGCCCGGCGAGTGACATCTCCTGGTTGTCCACGACCGTGGCCAGGATGCCGTTGACGAGCACCATGCCCGCGGCCTCCCCGAACAGCACGATCGCGGCCACGAACGCCACCGGTCTGCGCACCACGGCGCTCACCCCTTGTTACCTGTAGTAAGTGCGGTAGCGCGGACCCTACTAACGGGTAATCATTCGGACAAGGGTTCTGACCACGTTCACTCGTCCCACTCGCCCCCATGCCCTCCGCACGCAGTGTTTACGCACCCCGCTTGTCACGCCCCTCGTGCGTCGGGCAAAGAAACACGCGCTCGTTAGTAGGTACTCCACAAAGAAACGCCGGGAGCCACCCCTCGATCGAACAGAGACCTGGACCACACCTCGTGGCTACTGTGCGGTCATGAATCCCGGCGTACCGTGGTGCCACAAGGGATTTCGCGCCTCGAGCAAGCCTCGAATCACGCTCCGTGTGGGCAAGCTCACCAATGGGGACGGGTCGTAAGGCCGTGTCGGTAGTCCCTAAACTCAGCTTGTTTCAAGGAGGGAGCCATCGTGCGCAAGGTGCTCATCGCCAACCGTGGCGAAATTGCTGTCCGTGTTGCTCGGGCGTGCCGGGATGCCGGGATCGGGAGCGTGGCGGTCTACGCGGACCCGGACCGGGACGCTCTGCATGTGCGTGCGGCCGACGAGGCATTCGCTCTGGGCGGTGACACCCCGGCCGCCAGTTATCTGGACATGGCGAAGGTGCTGCAGGCGGCCAAGGACTCGGGGGCCGACGCGGTCCACCCGGGTTACGGGTTCCTGTCGGAGAACGCCGAGTTCGCCCAGGCGGTGCTGGACGCGGGACTGACGTGGATCGGTCCGCCGCCGCAGGCGATCCGCGATCTGGGTGACAAGGTGGCCGCGCGGCACATCGCGCAGCGCGCCGGTGCCCCGCTGGTCGCCGGGACCCCGGACCCGGTGTCGGGTTCGGCGGAGGTCGTGGAGTTCGCGAAGGAGCACGGGCTGCCGATCGCGATCAAGGCCGCGTTCGGTGGTGGCGGTCGCGGGCTGAAGGTCGCGCGGACGCTGGAGGAGATCCCGGAGCTGTACGACTCCGCGGTCCGTGAGGCCGTCGCGGCGTTCGGCCGCGGGGAGTGCTTCGTGGAGCGCTACCTCGACAAGCCGCGGCACGTGGAGACGCAGTGCCTGGCCGACTCGCACGGCAACGTGGTGGTCGTCTCCACCCGTGACTGCTCGCTGCAGCGCCGCCACCAGAAGCTGGTCGAGGAGGCCCCTGCGCCGTTCCTGTCGGAGGCGCAGAACGCGGAGCTGTACGCGGCGTCGAAGGCCATCCTGAAGGAGGCCGGATACGTCGGTGCGGGCACCGTGGAGTTCCTGGTCGGTGTGGACGGCACGATCTCGTTCCTGGAGGTCAACACCCGTCTGCAGGTCGAGCACCCGGTGACCGAGGAGGTCACGGGCCTCGACCTGGTCCGTGAGATGTTCCGGATCGCGGACGGCGAGAAGCTCGGTTACGACGACCCGGCGGTACGCGGGCACTCGTTCGAGTTCCGGATCAACGGTGAGGACCCGGGCCGCGGGTTCCTGCCCGCCCCGGGCACGGTGACCGTGTTCGCCCCGCCGACCGGCCCCGGTGTCCGCCTCGACGCGGGCGTCGAGTCGGGTTCGGTGATCGGCCCGGCGTGGGACTCGCTGCTGGCGAAGCTCATCGTGACCGGTGCGACCCGTGAGCAGGCGTTGCAGCGGGCGGCGCGTGCGCTGGCCGAGTTCAACGTCGAGGGCATGGCCACCGCGATCCCGTTCCACCGTGCGGTCGTCGCCGACCCGGCGTTCACCAGCGACCCGTTCCGCATCCACACCCGCTGGATCGAGACCGAGTTCGTCAACGAGATCAAGCCCTTCGCCGCCCCCGCCGACGTGGAGGCGGAGGAAGAGACCGGCCGTGAGACGGTCGTCGTCGAGGTCGGCGGAAAGCGTCTCGAGGTCTCCCTGCCGTCGTCG harbors:
- a CDS encoding acyl-CoA carboxylase epsilon subunit, coding for MIKVVRGNPTPEELAAALAVVQARAAATAAVSSGAPALPEQWSDPGRIARRDRPRPGPRAWARTYWPV
- the mmpB gene encoding morphogenic membrane protein MmpB, producing the protein MLWSDPENKPPKELRDAQDMMRRVWLVLALAMVVAMFVLGTR
- a CDS encoding nucleoside triphosphate pyrophosphatase → MAGMTDQRRLVLASASPARLSLLRQAGFAPEAIVSGVDEDALSAPTPAELALVLAEAKAAVVAARPAVAGALVIGCDSVLELDGEALGKPADSEEATARWKSMRGRAGILQTGHSLIDTVTGRTASATASTVVRFGEPTDAEIAAYVASGEPLHVAGAFTLDGRSAPFVDSIEGDHGNVIGLSLPLLRRLLGELGFSVTDLWV
- a CDS encoding acetyl/propionyl/methylcrotonyl-CoA carboxylase subunit alpha, producing the protein MRKVLIANRGEIAVRVARACRDAGIGSVAVYADPDRDALHVRAADEAFALGGDTPAASYLDMAKVLQAAKDSGADAVHPGYGFLSENAEFAQAVLDAGLTWIGPPPQAIRDLGDKVAARHIAQRAGAPLVAGTPDPVSGSAEVVEFAKEHGLPIAIKAAFGGGGRGLKVARTLEEIPELYDSAVREAVAAFGRGECFVERYLDKPRHVETQCLADSHGNVVVVSTRDCSLQRRHQKLVEEAPAPFLSEAQNAELYAASKAILKEAGYVGAGTVEFLVGVDGTISFLEVNTRLQVEHPVTEEVTGLDLVREMFRIADGEKLGYDDPAVRGHSFEFRINGEDPGRGFLPAPGTVTVFAPPTGPGVRLDAGVESGSVIGPAWDSLLAKLIVTGATREQALQRAARALAEFNVEGMATAIPFHRAVVADPAFTSDPFRIHTRWIETEFVNEIKPFAAPADVEAEEETGRETVVVEVGGKRLEVSLPSSLGMSLARTGLAAGAKPKRRAAKKTGSAVSGDTLASPMQGTIVKIAVEEGQEVQEGDLIVVLEAMKMEQPLNAHRAGTVKGLAAEVGSSISSGAVICEIKD